A segment of the Panicum hallii strain FIL2 chromosome 1, PHallii_v3.1, whole genome shotgun sequence genome:
ACCGTTGGAGCCATAGCTGCGAGGAGCGGGCGATGTTGAGATGCAGCGGCAACCAACAGGGCCATCTCACCATCTGCATCCAAGGTCCTCCATTTCGTAATCAAAGCACCATTTCCAAATATAAGGACATCCTCGATGAAATGGAATGATACACTTTTCAGATTTCTTCTCTAGTTAGCTTAAGTACGTTCAAACTAGAGTTTCACTTTGTGCTTTTGTGCACATTGCACACTACTTCTAAAGATCTGTAGACATTAAGCTTAACCATATTTCAAGTCTATGACCCACTTGATGTGCATACATAACAAGTTCCACAATTTTGTTCAGCTAAAAGCAACGGCATTGTGATTATATGGAATTGCCCAGATTGATTTCTGAAAGTGGTAGACGGCGCGCGACCATCACAATGGGTCAACGAGATCCTGAGGGGAACTGCTTACGGTAAGTGGGGTAGCTGCACAACATTTATGCTCGCAAGTGACGGCAAAAAACTGCAAAGGTGATGTTTACACACAAATACCGCACGGAACTCATGGAACATGCCGTCACAATCTGCAACTCATGGACGTCCAAAGGAAGGATCCCATCAACAGGCACGGCATCAATACAACAGCAACTCAATGAGACGTATGGACCTTTTCATACTAGTGTACTACAGAGAGTAGGGAGGCAGGTAGTTAAGGTTTTCATATACATGCGCCTGCCAAAAAGTATCAGCTCATGGCTCCTGTTTTAGTATTATATTCATGATGCCTATGGGAGTCTTTGGCTGATAATGCTCATCGGTGTCAACTTCTTCAATCTCCTGTTTGTGTAAACAAGCAGACAAAAACAAAACATAGTAAGTACATGTTAAGTTGATTTTACTGAACTACAATGAAAACATGTAAACAGGCCAGGCACATGCACATGTCGATACTCCATCCGAGATAACCATTTCAACATGCTCAGGCTGATATCATTAGCGCATTGTGTTATATACTTATATCCCCATATAAGTTGGCATATTACAGACATATTGGTATATACAACTTAGAAAACACAAGTTATAAAGTTTCTGGAGAAAATCACAGCCATATTGAACATTTATTACTGGTTCAGTGAGTAAAGGAACCACCGAACACAAAAGGATGACTGGAAATCGGAAAACATGTTCTAATTTAATACTCAAGGCAAACAACTGAAGAAAGTTTCCAGAGAGAATTTCAGATAAGTACCTGAACAATATCTTCTCCCTTGATGACTCGCCCAAATACAACAAGCTTGTCATTCAAATCAGGAATTGGGGCAGTCGTGATAAACAAATCAAATCCTTTGTTATTAGGATTCTTAGCAGTCCCAATCATAAATGCCTCGTGCTTTGGACTGCAAAACCATAGAATGTTTTGTTAATGTTAACTGTTAAGGAAATTGCTACTGTAAAATATCTGGTCTACAAAAACCAAGATCCATGATAGTTTAATATATGCACTATTAAGGAACCAGACCTGAGATCATTCTTCCCACTGGCTTTAGCTTTTTTTATCCATTCTTGGGCAGCTCCATCAAAATCGAAATCACCACCTTGAATCACAAAATTTTTTATGATATGGCGGAATGGCATTCCTTTGAAGTGATTTCTCTTGCTGTGCCACAGGATCAATGTCAGTTGATATACAAAGTGTTAATATATTGATAGTTTATATTGGAAAACCCTTAACTTAGTGGTAGCAATATTTTCACACTAGCATTAAAAACAGCCACGAGTGCATGCCATATCGTTACCTAGTTTATCACTACAACCAAATTTGTTCATAAGTTAATGGCAGATTCAAAATGAGCACATTGACTGCCAATTAATTAACAGTGTTAAGACTTGTTTTCCCTGTGAGGGAGCATGCAACCACTTTCCAAGTTGAATTTTATGCTTCAGATATGACTGTATAAAAATTCTATGCGGATCTTGGTCCAAATTGCTGCAGGCTAGCAGGTATTGTTTGATCCGTCAAATTTAAAAAGGTATACTTTATACCTATAGGCCACGTTGCAGATTTGTAGTTATTGAATATTGATAGTGCATAGATCGACCACTCTCAAATTTTCAAATATTAATTATGCTAAAATTATTTTAACTTCGAATCTTTCAAACTTCTGTGGATTAATCAAATATGGTGAATATGTCACAGCTAAGTTGTTTTTAACCAACAATGTACAGCTATGTTACAAATTTCTGGTGCTTACCACAAGTTGATAAATCTATCCACAACATGAGCAGAAGCATCTTTGTATATTTCTATAGTAATTGGGCCTTTTCCAGTGTTCATTACCTGCAGAAAAAGTTAGGCAGTGGCATTATGCTTCTATCCAAATCAAAGATTGTAACAACCCCAACCCAGGAAAACGGCTCATGCCCACTCTGCACGCTGAGTGGGCCACACCTACACTGCAACCTGCTTACGCTTTCGTCCTCGCTTCGCGTAAAAGGGTTAACCCAAGGTTGCAATGCTTCCTAGAGTTGGCTATTTAAGCTAGCTCATCCCACTCTCAACTTCCCATTTGGGACTATTCTTGAGGTGGGCTGGATGTTACAAAGATGGTCAGCTGCAGTAACTCAGGTGGTAAAAATACTTCATATGTGCAGAGCATTATCACAACAAAAATTTGTATGGTAGCTACTAGTCGCCCCTCAGCAAGTACTATACAACTACCATCTATCTTGCTTGGGCTTCACACACATGGCCATGTCTCTATGCTACAAGAAATTAAGCAAAGTTGTTTTCTTGTGCACAAATTTATACATCCTCAGCAGAACAATATTTGCTTACAGAAATTTCAAAGGGTTATCATGCTTGAAGAAAATAAATCATAACTCGATTCAGCCCAGCAAGTACAATGCACATTTATAGGAAACATAGATCTCCAAGATGTATCCAAGCGATAATTAAATATTAaatcaacacacatgaactGATCAGAAATTGAGCTGAGAAGAGAGAACAGAAAAACTTACTGCAAATCCCGGTCTACTTGTCATTTTTGAATCATCTGGTCTCACAGCAAGCTTGAAGTCATAAAAATCCACAAGAGAAACAATCATGAGTTTGATCATTTGAAGTACAATGTCCCTTAAATTAATAATACTTTATCAAAATCTTATTAAGTATTCAAGATCTCTTCATTAGCTGTTTCAGTTTGTCGCAAATGAACATAGTCACTTGGATAAGTTAAAACACAGATGGACAATTACGATACCAAGCATATTATCACTAGACAAGATATAAAGTTAGAAAATAATCCAAGGAAAAAAAACAGATAATGCATGTCAGTTACATAAATAAGGTATACCTACTTGGAGTTCGGTAAGCATAAGACAATAGCACAGTTGCATAAAAAAGATTGTGTAGTTGTATAAGGTACCTCAGCTTGATGAAGATCCATTTCAATGTCTTGGGCCGACCTGCAGTTGAACACATCGATTGAGGAATATTGAGTAGTAGTATATATAATTACTTATTGAACAACTACGAAAAAGATTGGCATGAGCATTGTTCATCTCCATGTAGTGTAGTATTGACTAGATTAGGTATGCTCGGGACACCAAACAGCAAAAGAAACAAAAAATGAAGGATGCATGAAAGGACACTAACCTTTGATGCCAATGCCTGTAAGTGGCATAGAGGGATAGCACAACCAAGACGACAATCAGGTTCCATGTGATGATAGTTGAGTAACTGATTCGAGAAGGAGCCTTCTTCGTTTTGCTTTGAATGAGCAATTGCTTGGGCTTTATCCTTGCCATCTGCTACTCGTGCAGGTTAACAGCTCTATCTGGGAACTAAGAAGCTCTCCcttgtctaggagttgaaaacATAAAGTTTGAGTGATAGCAAGAGAAGAGAACAAAAAGAAAAACAGCTCGAAATCAATCAGACTATGATCTTCCCAGCAATGCAAAAAAAGGCCACATTTTGAAGAACATGGGAAAGACTGCGTAATTAAGCATGGCTTCGAATAACCCTGTTGCCAGAGATATCTAAAGCACAACGCCAGGGGCGGACCCAGGCACCCAGCATAGGACATGGGTGTACACCCGATAATTTTTTCAAACAAAATCGAAGTTAGTAGGTAATATATTGTAACTAggtcagatccgaatacaaatagctttattagggtttggggtgctcCGTTTCGCAAAGCGGAAGGGAAGAGAAGGGGCGGGCATACCTGGTggatgctcgtcgccggcaaagAACCGGGCGAAGACGTGACGAATGGCGCCGCCGCTTGCCCAGTCGTCGCCGCCTGGAAAGTAAGACCAAGGGAGGAGGGAGACAGGGGAAAGGAGGCAAGAAACAGAGACGACGAGCCTGAGGGGGGAGGGGACCTGGATCAGGGGCAGTGGTAGCTTCCACTGCAACGTCCATGATTCCACCACTCATGCCGTCATGCGTACGTGTTTTTTTTATGTAACATGCATAAGTTATTGTTGAGTAAGCTGTTGCACTTGTACAATTTGAAATGATTGTGTGAATTGTTACCAGCAAACGATATTTCAGCAGTAATTATTCTGCATATATTTTCTAAATTAAGTGGTGATAGGTACCGATATGAATCGGCAAGAGGTGTTCCGATCTACATGAAAGTAGGTTCACGGACAAAGGATAATTCGCTGAGAACAGCGGGTAACTAGTTTTATACCTGATCAAGGTTGGATGCAACCAAGCGACGGGGAGAGACGCACCGAAATCTTGAGGGCTTCGACTCACACAATCCGGAACTAATCCACACAAAACGGTGCAGCCAAACTGGAAACCGTAGAGCACGAAGTAGGGGTCGCCAAAGGGATCTCTTCACAAGTCCAAGAAGAATAAGGAAGAACAAAGGTGTGCAAGGCACTGAGCAGCTCGGTTGCAAAACCGTATAGAATCTCAATTCATCGTACCATCAAAGTTATTTTCTGGTAGCGTATAGGTGATATTTATACTAGGAATAATCCTCCTAGTTGCTTATGAACTGAAGTCACCACGTTAGGAGGTGGAAGGTCAACTGATTGAGGCATTCACGAAGTGGTCTTCAGTCCCCACGGTCTCCTAGATCTTTGCGCAGCTTCAGTAAATTGGGCATTATTCTCTACTTGGAAGTCCAAATGATGTGCCGTTTACTGGGATCGTACTTGACAAGTTTTCCATCCATATATAACTTGTACCATGGAACATGACAGATTAATATAGACTTGTACAGAAGTTGTACCAACATTCTATCCTAAAAAGACTGTTGACCTTCTGAGCGATCTTCACTAAATTGATCATAACATCCTATTGGAAACTCCAAATTGCAAGATGTTGCTTGTATTGGAAAGTAGACTTCATAATCTTTCGAAAGTATGTTCAATGACCTTCATAGCTTTTGGAAATCAAAAGTTACagctgtttctttttttttctgatcTGGTGGTCCGTTTTTGTCCGATCCTGCTTCTTCTCTTCATGCGTATACCTAAGTACAACCAAAGTAGAACACTTAGGTAGTATAATATTCTCATGTATATTGAAGTTAATTTTAGCTAGGAGTGAGTTCACCTTTTTTTGGAGTAGTTTTGTACGGCTATGTGTAATTGGTCATTTATGCACTTGCTTACGTGTAACTTAAGTAACCGCTGACATGCCCTCATCAAGTGGGTAATGTTGTTTATATTGGAATATTTTTACTTGCAAAAGTAGAAACACAAAAAAGCATATACTAAGCAGCAAATTAAGTGCTAGAAAAGAGTATCAAGTAAATTAAAAGCCATTTAATGTTCTTTGTTCCTAATCCCAAGTAGAAGCTTGCAAAGTGTCAAGCATAACAACGTCAAAGGAAATTTTATCTAAAAaaatatgaaggttgttttgaaaaaaaTGATGAAGAAAACATATGGAAAAAAATCAGAGGTTAGCAGTAATACTCGACCAAATGTTCCACCACTGTACTCTAGTCATCAACTCATTATATTGTTTGTAACTAGGAGGGGTATTCAGACGAGTCTTTCTATTAGTAAGTTGTTTCTTGGGTGTTAGGTTGTCTTTTTTTATATTAATTATGCCCTGTCATGAGCTCTCTCGGCACTGCTATCGCCGTCTAAACGAGCCATCCCGGCATGGTATGGTAGGGCCTCGTCGGGGTCTACATTACTGGTCATCGACATAAAGCTTCTGGAGATTTTAGTGTAGTCATGCTCCTCCTCTACACATTGGGGTTCGTATAAAAGTTTCTATTTAAAAATTATGTGTCTTTTGTGCTAAGGGCAATATTTATCTGTGAATATACTTTTTAATAGTGTTTGTGCATGTATAGAATCAACATTTTCGCGGGGGGCCCATATTTATTCAATGATTTAGTTTATATGCTTTGATCTAAAACTACAGCCTGCATTCTTTTAAAATCAAATACCAAGATTCAATTCTCACTTTATTTTTCTTTCTTcatatttattttcttttttggcTGGAAGCTAGGGAAGTTTGTTTGTGTTTGACTTTGGACTTCAATCTGTTAGTCAAGATATAATTTCAGTAACAAACTCAAGAGTGCAAGTGCCTGCTTGACCGGCAAGCTTATGCTTATCTAGGATATGTCATTCGATGAGCTTTATTGATCTGAAAGAATAGTAACATCGTTCATCAACATATTTTTTGAATAAAAATCTTCCTTAGAAAGCTCGTAATTAGCTATCTGGTTGGATAACAGCATGGGAGCCTCGTTGAGGCCTATTGATAAATGTTGCTGGGGAACACGACAGTGGGCCGTAAACACTGGGCTTTATATTGGTCCGACCATATCGCCGACAGCCTGCTTTTGGCCCAAACTCTGCTACTCTTGGTCTCCCGGACCCCGTCTGGGTGCCGTCCAGGCTCGCCGTCGCCATTTGTTCCTCCTTCGCGCCCGCCCGCTCAAAATCCCCCACCTGCATCAACCGAGCATGGCGGAGGAGCAGATGGAGGAGGCGTCCACGGCAGCGGCGGAGGCCACGCCGTTCCAGCTCCAGTTCGACAAGCCCATCCCGTTCCAGGTTTCGTCTCGTCTCCGCTCCCTCCCCTGCCTCTCCTCTCTGCATAGCCAAACTCAGTGTGCGCGAGCGCGTGGCGATGCTTAACCAACAGTTTCAACCCGTACCATGTCTTCGAAATAGTGCGCCGTCGCTTTGTTTCAGGCAGTCAAGGGTAATGCCTAGTTCACGAGAAAGCGCGGCTGGATCGGGTAGGTCCTCGGGCTGCGGCAACTAGCGTTTCGTGCGTGCCAACTGTTTGCTAGAATTCCTGTGAGATTACACCGATCTTACTGTCACTGCGCGGGTTGAGAGAGGGATGCTTCTGGGGTTTGGTGGAAGTTGGTTGGTGTGGTCTGAACTCTAGAGGAGTCGTGAGGAGCCATTTTACTGGTATGGAGCACTGATTTCAGCTTTGAATGCTAATTTTT
Coding sequences within it:
- the LOC112878847 gene encoding peptidyl-prolyl cis-trans isomerase CYP21-4; this encodes MARIKPKQLLIQSKTKKAPSRISYSTIITWNLIVVLVVLSLYATYRHWHQRSAQDIEMDLHQAELAVRPDDSKMTSRPGFAVMNTGKGPITIEIYKDASAHVVDRFINLCKRNHFKGMPFRHIIKNFVIQGGDFDFDGAAQEWIKKAKASGKNDLSPKHEAFMIGTAKNPNNKGFDLFITTAPIPDLNDKLVVFGRVIKGEDIVQEIEEVDTDEHYQPKTPIGIMNIILKQEP